A part of Periophthalmus magnuspinnatus isolate fPerMag1 chromosome 14, fPerMag1.2.pri, whole genome shotgun sequence genomic DNA contains:
- the LOC117381569 gene encoding cornifelin homolog B-like — protein sequence MSKMVVRQPQPVMDSLVSNDWSSGICDCCQDVPECCLGVWCCPCFACVISKRYGQCLCLPLLDMFGCIPPIGMSMRISMRHRYGIKGDMCKDCLYAYFCIPCNWCQMSREMKTRQIPVVLVNAAHR from the exons atgtctaaaatggTGGTGCGTCAGCCTCAGCCGGTGATGGACTCACTGGTGTCCAACGACTGGAGCTCCGGGATCTGCGACTGCTGCCAGGACGTCCCGGAGT GCTGTTTAGGCGTCTGGTGCTGCCCTTGTTTTGCCTGTGTCATCAGCAAGAGGTACGGCCAGTGTCTCTGTCTCCCACTGCTGGACATGTTCGGCTGCATCCCTCCCATCGGAATGTCCATGAGAATTTCCATGAGACACCGATACGGAATCAAA GGCGACATGTGTAAGGACTGTTTGTACGCCTACTTCTGCATCCCCTGCAACTGGTGTCAAATGTCCCGAGAGATGAAGACCAGGCAGATCCCCGTGGTCCTGGTCAACGCCGCGCACAGATGA
- the LOC117381379 gene encoding histone H2B 1/2-like — protein MPDPAKTAPKKGSKKAVTKTAGKGGKKKRKTRKESYAIYVYKVLKQVHPDTGISSKAMSIMNSFVNDIFERIGGEASRLAHYNKRSTITSREIQTAVRLLLPGELAKHAVSEGTKAVTKYTSSK, from the coding sequence ATGCCTGATCCAGCAAAGACCGCGCCCAAGAAGGGCTCAAAGAAAGCCGTGACCAAAACCGCCGGGAAAGGcggaaagaagaagagaaagaccaGGAAGGAGAGCTACGCCATCTACGTGTACAAGGTGCTGAAGCAGGTCCACCCCGACACCGGCATCTCCTCCAAGGCCATGAGCATCATGAACTCCTTCGTCAACGACATCTTCGAGAGGATCGGCGGAGAGGCCTCCCGCCTGGCGCACTACAACAAGCGCTCCACCATCACCTCCAGGGAGATCCAGACCGCCGTGCGCCTCCTGCTGCCCGGAGAGCTGGCCAAGCACGCCGTGTCCGAGGGAACCAAGGCCGTCACCAAGTACACCAGCTCCAAGTAA
- the LOC117381381 gene encoding histone H4 — translation MSGRGKGGKGLGKGGAKRHRKVLRDNIQGITKPAIRRLARRGGVKRISGLIYEETRGVLKVFLENVIRDAVTYTEHAKRKTVTAMDVVYALKRQGRTLYGFGG, via the coding sequence ATGAGCGGCCGCGGAAAAGGAGGTAAAGGACTCGGGAAAGGAGGCGCCAAGCGTCACCGTAAAGTTCTCCGTGACAACATCCAGGGCATCACCAAACCCGCCATCCGCCGTCTGGCTCGTCGCGGCGGTGTGAAGCGTATCTCCGGTCTGATCTACGAGGAGACCCGCGGAGTGCTCAAGGTGTTTCTGGAGAACGTGATCCGTGACGCAGTGACGTACACCGAGCACGCCAAGAGGAAGACCGTGACCGCCATGGACGTGGTGTACGCCCTGAAGAGACAGGGCCGCACTCTGTACGGCTTCGGAGGTTAA